In Mugil cephalus isolate CIBA_MC_2020 chromosome 20, CIBA_Mcephalus_1.1, whole genome shotgun sequence, the following are encoded in one genomic region:
- the LOC124998506 gene encoding protein NLRC3-like — protein sequence MDLDLRADSPEPYNWKDNESMDVTLMFNDGRQRAQEEMSDSEESNSIFNCKQSIDQPPNFNHRTHSTERVCQEADASEAASSHSDHDQSEADLASVFMLLEENIITFVKTELKKFQGVLRPDYPPCLKRQKEDEEEEKQNKSSREALVKITLHFLRRMKQEELADTLQSRTIAALCQEKLKCSLKDKFQCLFEGIAKAGNPTTLNDIYTELYITQGGSGEVNKEHEIWQVETACRKISKAETAIKCEHIFEPLPGREHQPVRTVLTKGMAGIGKTVLTHKFTLDWAENKSNRNIQFTFPFSFRELNLLSGKKYSLVQLIHLFFADAKESHMHNFDRFDVVFIFDGLDECRLPLDFHKNEILTDITVATTVDVLLTNLIRGKLVPSARLWITTRPAAASQIPPEFVDVVTEVRGFTNSQKEEYFRKRVRGEEQANRIISHIKASKSLHIMCHIPVFCWITASVLEDIIGSREHKHLPKTLTEMYIHFLVVQTKIGNEKYRGGGGSLWNADIYKMIMSLGKLAFEQLQKGNLIFYVSDLIDCGIDIRAATLYSGVFTEIFKQECGLNQDNLFCFVHLSFQEFLAALYVFVTFTNTGVDLMSESQTKSCWSPLLRDRSKINLLFQSAVDKSTKSSNGHLDLFLRFLLGFSLESNKTPLQGLLKHSGSNVQSYQETVRYIKKKIRKNPSPERCINLFHCLNELNDHSLVEEIQQYLNAGSLSTNKPSPAQWSALVFILLSSETDLDVFVLKMYSASEEGLSKLWPVVKASRICNLSDCQLSGQICKALGCLLMSKSSRLRELDLSNNDLQDSGVKLLFAGLMCPQCRLETLRLAGCSLSEKSCDALASIVSSQSSCLQELDLSNNDLQDSGVELLSAGLASPFCRVETLRLSGCLITEKGCAALASSLSSNPSHLRELDLSYNHPGDLGVSLLSAGLEDPQWRLDTLCIDHGGRHRLKPFMYTCQLTLDPNTANRMLCLSEDNRKVTEVNKEQPYPDHPERFLHLKQVLCSEALSAPCYWEVEWKGWVNIGVTYGGIKRKGQDDESCLGENEQSWGLFCSSSGYSACHNKRTIDIRGAPSSFDSGRVAVYLDWPGGTLSFYRVSCDTLIHLHTFHSTFAEPLYPAFRFKLRSAPGASVSLCQSEEG from the exons ATGGATCTGGACCTGAGAGCAGACTCTCCTGAACCCTACAATTGGAAGGACAACGAGTCCATGGATGTTACCCTAATGTTTAATGACGGACGTCAGAG AGCCCAAGAAGAGATGTCGGACTCCGAAGAATCCAACAGTATTTTCAACTGCAAACAATCCATTGATCAACCCCCGAACTTCAATCACAGAACTCACTCTACTGAGAG AGTCTGTCAGGAGGCCGATGCCTCTGAAGCCGCCTCTAGTCACTCGGACCATGATCAGAGCGAAGCAGACCTGGCCTCCGTATTCATG ctgctggaggagaacatcATCACTTTTGTGAAGACTGAGCTGAAGAAGTTCCAGGGAGTCCTTAGACCAGATTACCCGCCGTGcttaaagagacagaaggaggacgaggaggaggaaaaacagaacaaaagcagCCGAGAAGCACTTGTAAAGATCACACTGCACTTCTtaaggagaatgaagcaggaggagttGGCGGACactctgcagagca GAACCATTGCTGCCTTGTGCCAAGAGAAGCTCAAATGTAGCCTGAAAGATAAGTTCCAGTGCTTGTTTGAAGGAATTGCTAAAGCGGGAAACCCCACCACTCTGAATGATATCTACACGGAGCTCTACATTACGCAGGGAGGGAGCGGAGAGGTCAATAAAGAACATGAGATCTGGCAGGTTGAAACAGCATGTAGGAAAATATCAAAAGCCGAAACAGCGATCAAATGCGAACACATCTTCGAACCCTTACCCGGCAGAGAACATCAACCAGTCAGGACAGTGCTGACAAAGGGGATGGCTGGCATCGGGAAAACCGTCTTAACGCACAAGTTCACACTGGACTGGGCTGAGAACAAGAGCAACCGCAACATTCAGTTCAcgtttccattttctttcagagagctgaatttGCTGAGCGGGAAAAAATACAGCCTGGTCCAACTCATTCATCTCTTCTTCGCTGACGCCAAAGAATCGCACATGCACAATTTTGACAGGTTCGACGTTGTGTTCATCTTCGATGGTCTGGACGAGTGTCGACTTCCCCTGGACTTCCACAAAAATGAGATCCTGACTGACATCACAGTGGCCACCACTGTGGACGTCCTGCTGACGAATCTGATCAGGGGCAAACTGGTTCCCTCCGCTCGGCtgtggataaccacacgacctgccgCAGCCAGTCAGATTCCTCCCGAGTTTGTTGACGTTGTGACGGAGGTGAGAGGGTTCACCAACAGCCAAAAGGaagagtacttcaggaagagggtCAGAGGGGAGGAGCAGGCCAAccgcatcatctcccacatcaaggcATCGAAAAGCCTCCACATAATGTGTCACATCCCTGTCTTTTGCTGGATCACCGCTTCCGTTCTCGAGGATATAATAGGATCACGTGAGCACAAGCATTTGCCAAAGACTCTGACTGAAATGTACATTCatttcctggtggttcagaccaaaaTAGGAAACGAAAAGTATCGCGGTGGCGGCGGTTCGCTCTGGAACGCTGACATCTACAAAATGATAATGTCTCTAGGAAAACTGGCTTTCgaacagctgcagaaaggaaaccttaTCTTCTATGTGTCAGACTTGATAGACTGCGGAATTGATATCAGGGCTGCAACCCTGTACTCTGGGGTGTTCACGGAGATCTTCAAACAGGAGTGCGGACTGAACCAGGACAACCTGTTCTGCTTCGTTCATCTCAGCTTTCAGGAGTTCCTGGCCGCTCTCTACGTCTTCGTGACGTTCACCAACACTGGCGTCGATCTGATGTCAGAATCACAGACCAAGTCTTGCTGGTCTCCGCTGTTAAGGGACCGATCAAAGATAAATCTTCTCTTCCAAAGTGCTGTAGACAAGAGCACGAAGAGTTCAAACGGCCACTTGGACTTGTTTCTTCGGTTCCTCTTGGGTTTTTCTCTGGAGTCCAACAAGACGCCTTTACAGGGTCTGCTGAAGCACTCGGGGAGCAACGTTCAGAGCTATCAGGAAACAGTCAGAtacatcaagaagaagatcagGAAGAATCCTTCCCCGGAAAgatgcatcaatctgttccactgtctgaatgagcTGAATGATCATTCCCTGGTGGAGGAGATCCAGCAGTATCTGAACGCAGGAAGTCTCTCCACAAACAAACCGTCCCCAGcacagtggtcagctctggtcttcatACTTCTGTCATCAGAAACAGACCTGGATGTATTTGTCTTGAAGATGTACTCCGCTTCAGAGGAAGGTCTCTCGAAGCTGTGGCCGGTGGTCAAAGCTTCAAGAATATGCAA CCTGAGTGATTGTCAGCTGTCAGGGCAGATCTGCAAAGCTCTGGGCTGTCTTCTTATGTCCAAGTCGTCACGtttgagagagctggacctgagtaacaacgaCCTGCAGGATTctggagtgaagctgctgttcGCTGGACTCATGTGTCCACAATGTAGACTAGAGACTTTACG GTTGGCCGGCTGTAGCTTGTCAGAGAAAAGCTGCGACGCTCTGGCCTCGATTGTCAGCTCTCAGTCTTCGTGTCTGCaggagctggacctgagtaacaatgACCTGCAGGATTCGGGGGTtgagctgctctctgctggccTGGCGAGTCCATTCTGTAGAGTGGAAACTTTAAG GCTGTCGGGCTGCCTGATCACAGAAAAAGGATGCGCTGCCTTGGCCTCGTCTCTgagctccaacccctcccatctgagagagctggacctgagttacaaccaCCCAGGAGACTTGGGAGTGAGTCTACTGTCTGCTGGTCTGGAGGATCCACAGTGGCGACTGGACACTTTGTG CATTGACCACGGTGGAAGACATCGCTTGAAACCCTTCATGT ACACCTGTCAACTAACACTGGacccaaacacagcaaacagaatGCTGTGTCTGTCTGAGGACAACAGGAAGGTGACAGAGGTGAACAAGGAGCAGCCGTACCCCGACCACCCAGAGAGGTTCCTCCACTTGAAGCAGGTTCTGTGCTCAGAAGCTCTGTCTGCACcctgttactgggaggtggagtggaagGGATGGGTCAACATAGGGGTGACGTACGGAGGAATCAAAAGAAAAGGCCAGGATGATGAAAGTTGTCTCGGGGAGAACGAGCAGTCGTGGGGTCTGTTCTGCTCTAGTTCTGGTTACTCAGCCTGTCACAATAAGAGAACAATCGACATTCGGGGTGCGCCCTCCTCCTTTGACTCGGGCAGAGTGGCGGTTTATCTGGACTGGCCCGGTGGCACTTTGTCCTTCTACAGAGTCTCCTGTGACACCTtgatccacctccacaccttccACAGCACATTCGCTGAGCCTCTCTACCCCGCGTTCAGATTTAAGTTGAGGTCTGCGCCCGGTGCCTCAGTGTCCTTGTGTCAGTCGGAGGAAGGGTAG